From a region of the Malania oleifera isolate guangnan ecotype guangnan chromosome 12, ASM2987363v1, whole genome shotgun sequence genome:
- the LOC131143910 gene encoding uncharacterized protein LOC131143910 has product MDAEEVLKLFDSCWFELEILKKESPVSNSEANPDEEFPEEPSKPEISRLPTVHVRSMSDQLGSTTSFELDCCASPRSGLFTPSLQTILSGKEAAEVNSRREGIGEGSPEKVKQRGRRRRKRGLSKSLSDLEFEELKGFMDLGFVFSEEDLDSGLAFIVPGLQRLVMKEGEEEQSIADESAVRRPYLSEAWGVLDRRKKENPLMNWRIPVSNNEIDMKDNLRWWAHTVASTVK; this is encoded by the coding sequence ATGGACGCGGAAGAAGTGCTGAAGCTGTTCGATTCCTGCTGGTTCGAGCTCGAAATATTGAAGAAGGAATCCCCGGTTTCGAATTCTGAAGCTAACCCAGACGAGGAGTTTCCAGAAGAGCCATCGAAACCAGAAATTTCCCGACTCCCGACTGTGCACGTTCGATCCATGAGCGACCAACTGGGCTCGACAACCAGCTTCGAATTGGATTGTTGTGCGTCTCCCAGATCAGGGCTCTTCACGCCCAGCCTGCAGACAATCCTCTCGGGTAAAGAAGCTGCAGAGGTGAATTCCAGGCGAGAAGGAATCGGAGAAGGGTCGCCCGAGAAAGTAAAGCAGAGAGGTAGGAGAAGAAGGAAGAGGGGCTTAAGCAAGAGCTTATCGGACCTTGAGTTTGAAGAGCTTAAAGGATTTATGGATCTGGGTTTCGTGTTCTCCGAAGAAGACCTGGATTCGGGCTTGGCTTTCATAGTTCCTGGGTTGCAGAGGTTGGTGATGAAAGAGGGGGAAGAAGAACAGAGCATTGCGGACGAGTCTGCGGTTCGAAGGCCGTACCTCTCTGAAGCGTGGGGGGTTTTGGATAGGAGGAAAAAAGAGAACCCACTGATGAATTGGAGAATTCCTGTTTCGAATAATGAGATCGACATGAAAGACAATCTCAGATGGTGGGCTCACACCGTTGCATCTACTGTGAAATGA